The Psychrobacter sp. 28M-43 genome segment ACTTTGGGGTAAACATGGTACTTGATACCTTGGTCAAATATGCACCGCCGCCAAAAGCCCATCCAACGACTGAGCGTGAAGTATCAGCCACCGAGACAGATTTTACGGGCTTCGTCTTTAAGATTCAGGCCAATATGGACCCGCGTCACCGTGACCGTATTGCGTTCTTGCGAGTGTGCTCTGGTAAGTACGAAAAGGGCATGAAAATGAAGCACGTGCGTCTGGGGAAAGACGTACGTATTGCTGATGCTCTGACCTTTTTAGCAGGTGACCGTGAGGCGCTAGAAGAAGCTTATCCGGGTGATATCATTGGCTTGCACAACCATGGCACCATCTCTATCGGTGACAGCTTCACTGAAGGCGAAGAGTTAAGCTTTACAGGTATTCCGCATTTCGCCCCTGAACTGTTCCGCCGTGTAGTTCTAAAAGATCCGCTTAAATCAAAAGCATTGCAAAAAGGTCTTCAACAGTTAAGCGAAGAGGGTGCAACGCAGGTCTTTATGCCGCAGATTAATAATGACTTGGTATTGGGTGCGGTCGGTGTCCTACAGTTCGAAGTAGTCGCGCATCGTCTAAAAGAAGAGTACAAAGTTCAATGTACCTTTGAGCCAGTATCGATAGCTACGGTACGCTGGATTCATTGCGATGATGAAGTAGCATTGGCGAAGTTCAAGAAAAAAGCCCATGACCAATTATCATTAGATGGGGGCGGTTATCTAACCTATCTTGCGCCATCACGTGTCAATCTACAGCTGATGCAAGACCGCTATCCAGAAGTGACTTTTAGTAGCACTCGCGAACATTAAATTTATTTATACGCTTATATCGTTTATTGATTAAGACACGCCAGCCGTGTCTTTTTTATTGCCTGTATTTATGACTCAAATAGTAAGAGTTAGATAATCGTTTGCTTACATCACCTCAAAAACGTGAACAGTCTTCCTACAATACATTGCAATTGTTACGGTAGAATATTGAATGGCATTTTATATTTGTAGAAGAGGACATATGCACACTACGACTCAAACTGATGATAAATCTATATCGGCTGATCTATTTTCGATAAAGATAAGCCAGAGACGTTCAATTGCTATGTTGACTGGCAGCCTATTGTTAAGTGTCGTTAGTATGTCGGTCAATGCAGGAAGTTTCATTAGCAGCACGGAATATCTACCGTATCAGCTACCCAGTAATATACAAGAGACGTGTGACAAGCGTGATAACTGTCCAGAGATTGAGGTTAAGTATCTCAAAAGCAGTCAAAACTGGATAGATGAGATTGCCAATGCCCGTATCGATAACTTAGTCGTCAATAGTCAGATGACAGAGTCAGCACCTATCAAGGGTAAAAGCAGTGGAAAAGAAGTTACGGCTGCTCTTGATAGCTTTGTGAGTTCGCAATTCCAAGATATGCCTGATGATGTGTCATGGGGTTATAATCTGATGGTAGCGCCCAATTATCTAGGTCATGTCGATGATTTTGAACTGTTTGAGATTAGCTCCTATGTCTATACTGGCGGTGCACATGGCATGCCTTATAGCGAGTACCTAGTATTTGACCCAAGTACCAAAAAGCAGGTCACGCTTGACGACATGCTTATCTCAGGTAAAAAACCTCGTTTTGAGGCGCTGGCCTATGATGCTTATAAAGGATGGGTTAAAACGGTTGCCGAAGACGTGAGTAGTTATGAGAAAAACTGGCCATTTACGTTAAGCGATAATGTGACCTTAACAGACACGGGCGTTAGCATTCGTTATCAGCATTATTCTATTGGTCCATATGCTTACGGTATGCCTGTCCTTAATATCCCCTATAGCAAGCTTGATAAAGTTATAAAACCTCACTTTATACCAAAGTAAATACTGTATGGTGTTTGAGGAAAGTACTTAATAAACTGTACTAGGCAAATTCTATTAAAGAAATAGCGACAATACTTATCATGAAGTGGCAGTAATATTTTAGAGTTATTATTTTTAGCATCATTGGATATTCAATAGAAAAATAAGGAGTTATAACATGACAAACGAGACAGATAGTATGAATACGGCAGCAAGTACAACTTGGCAGCTAAATGCATTGACCGAAGCGCTAGGTGACCTAACACTGACAGTTAGTGATAGCTTATCTATAGGTCGTGGTAGTGATAACGACGTAGTGCTAGGTAGCAAACAGGTTTCTCGCAATCACGCGGTGCTCAGTGTGTTAGATGGTCAGCTGTATGTGAAGGACTTAGACTCTTCTAATGGTACGTTTATCAATGAGCAACGTATTGCAGGTAATGAATCTAGTCATTTAAAGGCAGACGATATGCTTGGCTTTGCAAGCTTTAGCTTTCAAGTACAGGCAACTACTGCACCTGTGACGACGTCAGAGAGTGAAACGCTAGCGCCAGTGACCACAGAAGAGCCAGTAGCAGATACACATGAGAATGCTGACATGGCTACTGTGCTAGAAAATCCTGCTAGTGAGCCTGTGACTGAAGAGCAAATAGTTGAAGAAAGCGTTCTTGAAGAAAGTCCGAGCAAAGAAGCTCTGATTGAAGAAGATCCGATCATAGAGCAAACAGTCAATGAGCCAGTGATCAAAGAAACTGGTATCGAAGAAATGTTACCTGCTACGGATGATACTGTACCTGTAGAACCTTCACCTGTAGATACCGGCTCAGATATGATCGAAGACTCAGTCACTTCTACGTATGAAACCGTTGAACCAGTTGTTGAAGAACCGGCTACTGAACAAGCCGTTGCTACAGAGCCAGTTGTCAAAAAAACAGGGATTGATGAAGTACTGTCTGACGCGGATGCGGCATCGCCTACGCCAGTAGAAGAAACGCCAGTTGCTACAGAAGTAGTAGCTGACGCATCTGTACCTACGGCAACTGAAACAGAAGCTGTGACAACTACAGAGTCATCACAGACAGCATCTGCTGATAGCGCGCCAGTGGTAGAAGAGCCAGCAGTGCATGAAGAGCCAGCAGTGCATGAAGAGCCAGCAGTCCAAGACGAACACGACAAAACTACAAAAACAGAGTTACAAGAAGAAGCTGACCCTGAAGTTTTAAAAGCCAAACAAGCAGCTAGTGCACAGTTTTCAGGCACGGCTAATTTAGGGCAGCCGCGCGATCTTGGTACCGAAGGCAATAATGCGATGGATCAAGAAATCAGCAACCCTGCTCATGCAGGTCATGTAGAGAAAAAAGCGAGCGGCGGCTGGTTTATATGGGTATTTGTGACCATTCTAATTATCGGTTTGGCCTTATGGTTGTTTAATATGGGCGGTGCATAATTCAAATACACACTAGGTCTTTGTCGTAATTTTTGATAGAGAGCCTTGTTGTGCTTACCATTTTTTAAACAAATGACTCATTATAGCGTCGATATTTTAGCGAATATTGGCGCTATATTTTATAGAGCAGCTTATAGTTTTATTATTGCCTATAAGCTGCTTAGAGAGCGCTATTATGATGACTTTTGAAGAATACCAAGCTTTTAGAGATAGGGGCTTTAGTCACGCACCGCTAGTAAAAAAGCGTCTGATGGATGCGCAGACTCCCGTATCTGTATTCTCCAAAGTACGTGATCTAAATGGCTCTGCCTATCTGTTTGAGTCTGTGGTAGGCGGTGAGCGCTGGGCGCGATACTCCATGATTGGATTGGGTAGTGATCTGATTTTGCAGTACGCTGATGGCAATATGACGACCAAACGAAACGATCATATCGATACAGAGGCAGTAGAGAATCCTTTTGATTACCTGCGTGAGCTGATGGAGCAGTATCAAATGCCAACTGCTGAAGATGTGCTGACCATGCCGAGCTTTAGCGGCGGTCTAGTCGGTTACTTTGGCTACGATATGGTACGTGTTATTGAGCCAAGTGTCGGCTTATCTGATGCGCCCAATCCAATGTCGATGCCAGATATGTGGCTGATGCTTTCGATGAGCGTTATTGTATTTGATAATTTAGAGAATACGCTGTCAATCATCGTCTATGCTGATTGCCAGTCTGAGGATGGCTACAGTTCAGCTATTCGTGAGCTAGAACAAATCGAGGAAAAGCTAGCAGAGCCATCAAACCTGCGAGCACCTGTAATGCCTACGCCTAAATTTATATCGCAAACAGGTGCCGAAAAATACTGTAGCGATGTCAATAAAATAAAGGATTACATTGCCGCAGGTGACGTCATGCAGGTAGTGCCAGCGCAGCGTTTGACAGCGGACTATACAGGCGACTCTCTAGCCGTCTATCGTGCGCTTCGCTACCTAAACCCATCACCATATCTGTTTTTGGTGCATGGCTATACACTCGATGATCACAAACGCTTTGATATTATCGGTGCTTCTCCTGAAATCCTATCCCGTATCGAAAATGGCAAGGTGACGGTAAGGCCGCTGGCAGGGACGCGGCAACGTGGCCGAGATGAGGCTGAAGACCTAGCGCTTGAGCAAGAGCTGCTAAATGATGAGAAGGAAACGGCCGAGCATCTGATGCTCATTGATTTGGGTCGCAATGATATTGGCCGCGTTTGCGAGTATGGCAGTGTCAAAGTCACAGAAAAGATGTTTATAGAGCGCTACTCACAAGTGATGCATATCGCATCTAATGTTGAGGGTACGATACGAGCTGACAAAGATGCACTAGATGTATTTTGTGCCACTTTCCCAGCTGGTACGCTATCGGGCACACCCAAAATCCGCGCCATGCAAATTATCGATGAGATAGAACCAGTACGTCGAACGGTATTTGGTGGCTCAGTTGGTTATTTAGGTTGGAATGGTAATATGGACACGGCCATTGCTATCCGTACTGCGGTGATGCGCCGTGCTGAGATACATATTCAAGCCGGAGCAGGGGTTGTTGCTGATTCTGTACCAGAAAAAGAATGGGATGAAACCAATAAAAAAGCATTGGCCCTAATAAAAGCGGTAGAAATGGCCTGTAATGGCTTGCGTATTCGCTAATTAAATAGCCAGTGATGTGGCAAAAATAAAGGCTGCAAGTAAAAAGCCAATTTATTGCCATATTTTTATTTATAAAAAAACCAGCTTAATCAGTGACTTAAATATTTATATCAAATTAATTTAAAAAAAGATGAAAAAGTACTTGCGCATCTCAAAAAATTTGATAGAATAGCCACCACTTTAAGAGAACAAGCCGACTTAGCTCAGTTGGTAGAGCAACTGACTTGTAATCAGTAGGTCGCCAGTTCGATCCCGGCAGTCGGCACCATCTCTCTTAAAGTAGCTTTTTATGAATTTGTCTTAAATGTAAGTCATTTTTGTTCAAAGCAACCTAAGGTGGGGTTGGGGAGCGGTCAAACCCAACAGACTGTAAATCTGTCGCGAAAGCTTCGAAGGTTCGAATCCTTCCCCCACCACCATATTTTCTAAAGTTTGTCATAGCGCCAAGCATACTCTCTATATCTCATAACTCTCGATTAGAGTTATCCTGAATAAGAGTAAATGCGGGTGTGGTATAATGGTAACACCTTAGCCTTCCAAGCTAATGACGCGGGTTCGATTCCCGCCACCCGCTCCATATATACACCATCGCAAAGCATAACAATAAATCATCACGAGAGTCAGTAATTATTGCTGCATCGTGATATTTTTTTTAGTGCAGTTCAAAGGTTTCAATATACGCTCATATAGCTCAGCGGTAGAGCACTCCCTTGGTAAGGGAGAGGTCTCGAGTTCAATTCTCGATATGAGCTCCATTTATTGTTTATGCCTTTTATGCTTGTTTTGCTATTTATATAACTTTGCGTCGATATCGAAATTATAGAATATTGAAATATATAACAGTAGTGCGGTAGACAATGATTCAAAGGTGACACTGAGGTGTTGCCTTTTAGTGCTGTCAGTATATTAATAAATATTGGTTTTGATGGTCTTATATAGAGAAGACTAAAACTAATAGGTCAGTATGCAGACGTTAATACATTATTTTTTGCATTTTGGTTTTCCTCTTTTTATCGCGATTGCGTTTTTTAGAAAAGAGTGGAAAAAAGCATATCTGATTTTGCTTGCGACCATGTTGGTTGATATAGATCATCTGGTAGCAAACCCAATATTTCAGGCAAATAGATGTAGCATTAATTTTCATCCGTTACATACTTATTATGCGATGCTAGTGTATTTTATTTTGCTCTTTCTTCGTAAGCCTTTTAATATCATTGGAGCTGGATTGCTGTTCCATATGTTAACGGATTTTACGGATTGTTTGATGATGTCGGTCAGCTAATATCGCGACCTTGCATATCAAGATAATTATACGGTTATAAGAAAGGTTATAATCAATCGAGCTTTGTATCTACTAGTTAGAGAGAAATTGATTTCGATTGAGAGATGTATGACTATTTAAGACAAGTCAGCGTATAATAACGGATACAAGAATTAGTTCGGAGCATTGTTTAAGCAGTGGTTCGTGCGGTTGATAGCTAGGTTTATGATGATTTAATTCTATTATGAGCCATTAAACAGCTTTTTATTGATCATTCACCAAAAAAAGAGGAAATACCCATGGCAAAGGCCAAGTTTGAACGTAACAAGCCACACGTCAACGTCGGTACAATCGGACACGTTGACCATGGTAAAACAACCCTTACCGCTGCAATCGCAACCGTAGCTGCAATCACCTCTGGTGGCGAAGCCAAAGACTACGCGTCTATTGACTCAGCACCAGAAGAAAAAGCACGTGGTATCACAATCAACACCTCACACGTAGAATATGACACAGACAGCCGTCACTACGCACACGTAGATTGCCCAGGTCACGCCGATTATGTTAAAAACATGATCACTGGTGCGGCACAGATGGACGGCGCAATCCTAGTCGTATCTGCAACTGACGGCCCAATGCCACAGACTCGTGAGCACATCTTGCTTTCACGTCAGGTTGGCGTACCGTACATCATCGTATTCATGAACAAATGTGACATGGTTGATGACGAAGAATTGTTAGAGCTAGTAGAAATGGAAGTTCGTGAATTATTGAACGACTATGACTTCCCAGGCGATGACACTCCTATCGTTAAAGGTTCTGCTACTGAAGCCCTAAAAGGCTCAGAAGAAAAATACGGCCAACCAGCTGTTGTAGAACTACTAAACGTACTAGACACTTATATCCCAGAGCCAGAGCGTGACATCGACAAAGCATTCCTAATGCCAATCGAAGACGTATTCTCAATCTCAGGTCGTGGTACTGTAGTAACAGGCCGTGTTGAATCTGGTATCGTTAAAGTTGGCGACGAGATCGAAATCGTTGGTATCCGTGACACTCAAAAAACCACCTGTACTGGTGTAGAGATGTTCCGTAAACTGCTTGACGAAGGTCGTGCAGGCGAAAACTGTGGCGTACTACTACGTGGTACTAAGCGTGAAGACGTACAACGTGGTCAAGTACTAGCTAAGCCAGGTTCAATCACTCCTCACACCAAGTTTGACGCTGAAGTATATGTATTGTCAAAAGAAGAGGGTGGTCGTCACACACCATTCCTAAACGGCTATCGTCCACAGTTCTACTTCCGTACTACTGACGTAACTGGCGCAATCCAATTACAAGACGGTACTGAAATGGTAATGCCTGGTGATAACGTTGAGATGGGCGTAGAGCTTATCCATCCAATCGCTATGGACAAAGGTCTTCGCTTCGCAATTCGTGAAGGCGGCCGTACTGTAGGCGCTGGTGTTGTTGCTAACGTATTGAACTAAGACTTAAGTCTCAGCAATGAGCTTATGAATTAGTCATAAAAAAGGCCATCCTATTTAGGGTGGCCTTTTTTTGTGGAGGAAAGTTGATTGTATAAGTACAGGACTACATAAATAAGCGTGTGGCAAGCTCTACATGTATTATCTAAGCGTAATATAATAATAAAAACAGCCTAACAATAAGCGTAAAAGGAACATCATGTTTGCGATAGAAGCACTACCAACGAATGCAGTAGAACTCGAAAATGTCATTCAAACTGTTGCCAATATAGAAACCATAGTGCAACCAGATGATGCTTGGAATCAGAGAGCATTGACTGAATTACTTGAACAAGACAGTATTCGTCTGCTGATTGCTTACGATCAAGCGAAAGAGGAGGATGTCTCTCATCGTGAGATAGTTGGCTATTGCTTATATCAAATGACTTTTGAGCAAGCAGAGGTGTTGCGTATCGGAACTGATCCAGAGCACCAACGACAAGGCATTGCTTCGCAGGTATTGAATAAACTGCATGAACTGTTACAGCTCAATCAGGTAGAGAGTCTTTTGTTAGAAGTACGTGCAGACAATACAGCGGCGATAGCGTTATACGAGCAACAGGCATTCAATATTATTCATAAGCGCAAAGGCTATTATAAAATGCCACATAAACCAGCAGTCGATGCATTAATCATGCAGCATACTTATATTTAACGAAGAAAATAAATCTTAATAAAAAATAAGTAATTCTAGTTAAGGTGGCTATAACGGCTACGATATAAAAACAGAATTAACTAAGATTTAAGATTTAAGCTTTATTGCAAAGGAATTTTCTTTTTACAGACTTCTACATCAAGCTGATAATCACTATCTGCTTTCATTCGACCTAAAATATCCAAGCGTTCGCTCAGTAGCTCAACCATTATGCTGATATTAGCTTGTTGTTTTTTAACTTGTTCTAATTTTTGCTGAGTGAGTAAAAGCTGCGAATCAATATCCAAGTGACCATCATAATAATCATTTAAGCTGTTTTTGATTTCAGTAAGGGTGAAGCCAATAGCTTGCGCACTTTTGATCAGCTCTATGCGTTCGATACACTCTGGATGAAATTCGGTATATAAACGTGAGCCTGCCTGACGCTTGCGAGATTTTAGCAGGCCTAATTGCTCGTAATGGCGAACCGTATCTTTGGTCGTATTGGCCTTTGCTGCTAGCTCTCCAATCAATAGAAACGATGTATCAAGTGCCATAATAACCTCTTATTTTTTCGCTATGATAATCATAACTCTAGTTGCCACGGCGATTCGCTATCCAGTAGCGATACGGCTAACGGTTTATGAGAGTGCTTTTGCCATGGCACAGACTGGCTGCCTATCAAGTTGTCTAACTGAGTTAGAAAGTCAGCACGCGGTAAGGTAGTCGCACCTAAGCTCATCAAATGATCATTCGGTAGCTGACAGTCAACGAGTGCGACATCACTTTGCTCACATAGGCGCATCAGACCCCAAAACGCTAGCTTTGATGCATTAGACGCTCGATGAAACATTGATTCACCAAAATAGATGCCGTTTATTTTTAACCCGTACAATCCGCCAATCAGTTGACCTGCTTCGTCCCAAACTTCTATGCTATGAGCAAAGCCTTGCGCATGCAGTTTGGTATAAGCTTCGATCATCTCATCATGAATCCAAGTATGCTCACCTTCAGGCTGATTGTCATTAAGGCCATCGCTACGCGGTAAGCTACAGGCATGTATGACATCGTCAAAAGCTTGATTAAGCGTCACTTGCCAACGTTCGCGATTTGCTTGCTTGCGTAGAGACTTGCTTGGTTGATAGGCAGAGGGGATGATCACACAACGCGGCTCGGGACACCACCAAGCAATAGGCTCATCTTCGTTAAACCAAGGAAATAGCCCCTGAGCATAGGCTGATATTAGCGTTTCAGGTGCTAGGTCACCGCCAATAGCGACGATACCAATACCATCAGG includes the following:
- a CDS encoding FHA domain-containing protein — protein: MTNETDSMNTAASTTWQLNALTEALGDLTLTVSDSLSIGRGSDNDVVLGSKQVSRNHAVLSVLDGQLYVKDLDSSNGTFINEQRIAGNESSHLKADDMLGFASFSFQVQATTAPVTTSESETLAPVTTEEPVADTHENADMATVLENPASEPVTEEQIVEESVLEESPSKEALIEEDPIIEQTVNEPVIKETGIEEMLPATDDTVPVEPSPVDTGSDMIEDSVTSTYETVEPVVEEPATEQAVATEPVVKKTGIDEVLSDADAASPTPVEETPVATEVVADASVPTATETEAVTTTESSQTASADSAPVVEEPAVHEEPAVHEEPAVQDEHDKTTKTELQEEADPEVLKAKQAASAQFSGTANLGQPRDLGTEGNNAMDQEISNPAHAGHVEKKASGGWFIWVFVTILIIGLALWLFNMGGA
- the rimI gene encoding ribosomal protein S18-alanine N-acetyltransferase, whose translation is MFAIEALPTNAVELENVIQTVANIETIVQPDDAWNQRALTELLEQDSIRLLIAYDQAKEEDVSHREIVGYCLYQMTFEQAEVLRIGTDPEHQRQGIASQVLNKLHELLQLNQVESLLLEVRADNTAAIALYEQQAFNIIHKRKGYYKMPHKPAVDALIMQHTYI
- a CDS encoding peptide chain release factor 3, with translation MSVDPKKLNKEVAKRRTFAIISHPDAGKTTMTEKLLLWGQAIQVVGEVKGRKTDRHATSDWMSMEQERGISITTSVMQFPYKDHMVNLLDTPGHADFSEDTYRTLTAVDSALMMVDGAKGVEERTIKLMEVCRMRDTPIISFVNKLDRQIREPLELLSEIEAVLKIKCIPVTWPIGMGQDFIGVYHLTENKTYFYEKGNGGKMTVSETREGYDYPDIRERLGQLMFDAFEESLELVQMALEEFSVDAFLAGEMTPVLFGTALGNFGVNMVLDTLVKYAPPPKAHPTTEREVSATETDFTGFVFKIQANMDPRHRDRIAFLRVCSGKYEKGMKMKHVRLGKDVRIADALTFLAGDREALEEAYPGDIIGLHNHGTISIGDSFTEGEELSFTGIPHFAPELFRRVVLKDPLKSKALQKGLQQLSEEGATQVFMPQINNDLVLGAVGVLQFEVVAHRLKEEYKVQCTFEPVSIATVRWIHCDDEVALAKFKKKAHDQLSLDGGGYLTYLAPSRVNLQLMQDRYPEVTFSSTREH
- a CDS encoding DUF6122 family protein, with the translated sequence MQTLIHYFLHFGFPLFIAIAFFRKEWKKAYLILLATMLVDIDHLVANPIFQANRCSINFHPLHTYYAMLVYFILLFLRKPFNIIGAGLLFHMLTDFTDCLMMSVS
- a CDS encoding MerR family transcriptional regulator produces the protein MALDTSFLLIGELAAKANTTKDTVRHYEQLGLLKSRKRQAGSRLYTEFHPECIERIELIKSAQAIGFTLTEIKNSLNDYYDGHLDIDSQLLLTQQKLEQVKKQQANISIMVELLSERLDILGRMKADSDYQLDVEVCKKKIPLQ
- a CDS encoding RsiV family protein, with translation MHTTTQTDDKSISADLFSIKISQRRSIAMLTGSLLLSVVSMSVNAGSFISSTEYLPYQLPSNIQETCDKRDNCPEIEVKYLKSSQNWIDEIANARIDNLVVNSQMTESAPIKGKSSGKEVTAALDSFVSSQFQDMPDDVSWGYNLMVAPNYLGHVDDFELFEISSYVYTGGAHGMPYSEYLVFDPSTKKQVTLDDMLISGKKPRFEALAYDAYKGWVKTVAEDVSSYEKNWPFTLSDNVTLTDTGVSIRYQHYSIGPYAYGMPVLNIPYSKLDKVIKPHFIPK
- the aat gene encoding leucyl/phenylalanyl-tRNA--protein transferase, coding for MCNFTQQNNKHITPETLKSLGRYDFPDPISIDPDGIGIVAIGGDLAPETLISAYAQGLFPWFNEDEPIAWWCPEPRCVIIPSAYQPSKSLRKQANRERWQVTLNQAFDDVIHACSLPRSDGLNDNQPEGEHTWIHDEMIEAYTKLHAQGFAHSIEVWDEAGQLIGGLYGLKINGIYFGESMFHRASNASKLAFWGLMRLCEQSDVALVDCQLPNDHLMSLGATTLPRADFLTQLDNLIGSQSVPWQKHSHKPLAVSLLDSESPWQLEL
- the trpE gene encoding anthranilate synthase component I → MMTFEEYQAFRDRGFSHAPLVKKRLMDAQTPVSVFSKVRDLNGSAYLFESVVGGERWARYSMIGLGSDLILQYADGNMTTKRNDHIDTEAVENPFDYLRELMEQYQMPTAEDVLTMPSFSGGLVGYFGYDMVRVIEPSVGLSDAPNPMSMPDMWLMLSMSVIVFDNLENTLSIIVYADCQSEDGYSSAIRELEQIEEKLAEPSNLRAPVMPTPKFISQTGAEKYCSDVNKIKDYIAAGDVMQVVPAQRLTADYTGDSLAVYRALRYLNPSPYLFLVHGYTLDDHKRFDIIGASPEILSRIENGKVTVRPLAGTRQRGRDEAEDLALEQELLNDEKETAEHLMLIDLGRNDIGRVCEYGSVKVTEKMFIERYSQVMHIASNVEGTIRADKDALDVFCATFPAGTLSGTPKIRAMQIIDEIEPVRRTVFGGSVGYLGWNGNMDTAIAIRTAVMRRAEIHIQAGAGVVADSVPEKEWDETNKKALALIKAVEMACNGLRIR
- the tuf gene encoding elongation factor Tu, which translates into the protein MAKAKFERNKPHVNVGTIGHVDHGKTTLTAAIATVAAITSGGEAKDYASIDSAPEEKARGITINTSHVEYDTDSRHYAHVDCPGHADYVKNMITGAAQMDGAILVVSATDGPMPQTREHILLSRQVGVPYIIVFMNKCDMVDDEELLELVEMEVRELLNDYDFPGDDTPIVKGSATEALKGSEEKYGQPAVVELLNVLDTYIPEPERDIDKAFLMPIEDVFSISGRGTVVTGRVESGIVKVGDEIEIVGIRDTQKTTCTGVEMFRKLLDEGRAGENCGVLLRGTKREDVQRGQVLAKPGSITPHTKFDAEVYVLSKEEGGRHTPFLNGYRPQFYFRTTDVTGAIQLQDGTEMVMPGDNVEMGVELIHPIAMDKGLRFAIREGGRTVGAGVVANVLN